The Arachis ipaensis cultivar K30076 chromosome B07, Araip1.1, whole genome shotgun sequence genome includes a window with the following:
- the LOC107606779 gene encoding uncharacterized protein LOC107606779: MASSKILFLNSFLERRKKNNKKKGNNNNNKKDDDLDLVKAAAWAWYQRGSGSEGNNNNKGLMNDFDVTTTTRTTTHQRTSTRPPSRYKLEAMKRMELNDNHHEKEEEEANNNKGHRKKKNSLLLDAYEVQSISRQIDSHIIMESNKNNTSSSTSLMMRMNKKKNKKEKTKGFWLIHGAVCGRGEDVVDPTTSAMRGGRRRQQSNRLAEVAEQEVAEGMKEVVEEAIEAAHEAVSVAVSGSQLLSMGNSS; this comes from the exons atggCTTCTTCAAAGATCTTGTTCTTGAACTCTTTcttggagagaagaaagaagaacaacaagaagaagggtaataataacaataataagaaaGATGATGATTTGGATCTTGTGAAGGCGGCTGCATGGGCATGGTACCAACGTGGTTCAGGATCAGaagggaataataataataagggttTGATGAATGACTTTGATGTCACCACAACAACAAGAACTACTACTCATCAAAGAACATCGACTAGGCCTCCTTCAAGGTACAAGCTAGAAGCAATGAAAAGAATGGAACTCAACGATAATCatcatgaaaaagaagaagaagaagcaaacaATAATAAAGGTCATAGAAAGAAGAAGAACTCACTACTCCTTGATGCATATGAAGTGCAAAGCATTTCAAGGCAAATTGATAGTCATATTATTATGGAGTCAAATAAGAACAACACTTCATCATCAACTAGTTTAATGATGAGgatgaataagaagaagaataagaaggaaAAAACAAAAGGATTTTGGCTAATCCATGGTGCTGTCTGTGGAAGAGGAGAAGATGTGGTTGATCCAACAACTTCTGCCATGAGAGGTGGTCGTCGTCGCCAACAGTCAAACCGT CTAGCGGAGGTGGCGGAGCAGGAGGTAGCGGAGGGGATGAAAGAGGTAGTGGAAGAGGCGATAGAGGCAGCACATGAGGCTGTGAGTGTA GCTGTCAGTGGGTCGCAGTTACTATCAATGGGTAACTCTTCTTGA